The bacterium genome contains the following window.
TCGACATTTGGGAAGTCCTCTATCGCCTTAACCAACGTTGCGATCGCTGACGGAAGTTCGTTCGCAATACGATTATCTATCTCGCTCTCGATCCTCGCGCTCTCCTTCAGCACTTTTACAATACCCTCCCTTTTTGACTCGTCAATTACTGCTATAGGGATTGCTACCATCTTTTGAAACAATTCAATGCACTCGAACACCTGTGACTCATCTTGAGCGGCAGCAGCAACTACTAACTTCTTATCAAGGTACTTCAACACATTCTCATATTGATTCAAGACTGAGTCAAAATGAATTCGAAAGTCATCTACGACCATTGCATATGAAAAGTGCTCGCCGCTCGATTTAATCGCTACAAAAAGCCAGTATGCATAGTAACGAATGAAGTTTGTCAAAGGTATACGTCCGAGTCGCAGGTCATCAAGCACACTAGCGCGAGTGTCTTTGAAATACGTGCTTTCAAACAGCTTGATTTGTTGCCGACACGTTCCCAGGTCGTCATCAAGAATGTCCGAAGTTTGTAACGCTTGCCGGTATCGTTTCCCAACTATACCTGAAACATGATGCCACTCACCTGAAGGACAGTAAAAGAGCATTGGCTTCTTCAGCTCTGGATCATCTACAATCGGAAACTCGGTCAGGAAATCAATGTCGATGATTTGGTCAGCTGATAAGCCTTTATCCGCAGTCAGGAGTTGGCGCAGTGCTTCTGAAATACGCATTGGAAGTATGCTGGAATTGATCTATGATAGTTGCCTAATATACTGGGACGCAGACACTAAGTCAAGAGATTCTCTGGCATAAGATTCTGTTGGTATCAACAACGGGTATTGTGCCCGATCCAGTTCAAATCAAGGAGAATCTCATGCGCGTGAAAGTATTGTGCTTAGGTCGTTCGGCCAAGGAAATCAATGTCAGTGAAGGTACGACCGTCGAACAAGCCATCGCGGAAGCCGGGTTCCCGAAAGATTCAAGTTACACCCGGCACCTGAACGGCAGCCCGTGCTTCGATACGGACATCGTGGTGGACGGTGCCGTTCTGACGCTGGTCCCACAGGTCAAAGGGGGCATCTAGGAGGGTGCTTCAGACTACCTGTCCTACGTAGTCTCAGGCATACGAGAGGGCTGTGATCCAGGTGGTCATGGCCCTCTCTTTCCTCCGGAGGAACGCTTATGATTGAACAACAGATTCGAACACTGTGTGACTTCTACGCCCAGAAGTGGCACACCCCGATTACGCTGATAGTGAAAGAAGCCGATATAACGGTTTGGCATGAAGTCGGGATTGCTGTCTACGTGAACGCAGACAAGGATACGCATTTCTGCAGGGATATGTTCGGCGATCCGCTTGTGATGGAGTCCGTGCTGGTTGGCAAGGTGTCACCTACGTGGTTAGTTCTGTACGGTGCTCCACTTTTGGATGTCACTTCGAACATCCTCGACGCACGTCTACCACGAATGTGCCGTGCATTTCGAAACGGTCAACGGCAAGCATTGATCGAAACAACGGTGTCAGTTGCTGCCGAACGGAAGCAAGAGCTTGCACGATCATTACGCGATGACAAATATGAACTCGAACGACTGTGTATGCAGGTGATGACATTGTCTCGCAAGATCGAAGGCGACAACGAGATTCTGAAGCTGTTCAGCAGAGCACCAGAGTTGATCAAAGCCAAAGCAACACGGACGTTCGTTGAGATGATGAAACTGGTGCCGAGTTATTACGAGTCTATCAAGGTCGAAGATTCTTCGGTCATCGCGACGACGTATCCAGTTGTGTTGGAACATGACGGTGGGAGATATGATTTCGAACCATATGTCGTAGAAGTGAAACTTGACACCGGCAAAGTGTTGATCAGCGGTGGTACTGAAATGAACGGTTACATTCATCCACACGTTACGGATGATCCGAATAACATCTGTTGGGGAAACATAGGCCACCTTGTGCCACGCCTTGCAGGTGAACTTGATCTTCATGGATTACTTCAACTGGTTCACAACTTCCTGCATAGCTACAACAGCAGCGATCCTTTTCAGAAAATCGAGAAGTGGGACCCGAATTGGGTGGATGAATCCGACGACGACGAACCCTATTGCAGCTGGTGTGACGACTACGGGCATGACATCAGTGACTGTGAGTCATGTTGGTGGTGTGAGCATTGCCAGCAATATGATGACCATGACGAGGACGATTGTCCAAACCGCCCAAAAGAAGGCGAAGAAGAGGAGGAAGCCAATGCAGAACTTGCAGAGGACGCCGCGACAGCCGGTTGATGCTGGAATCAAAGTGCAGGTCGATGCCAATGCTCTGCAGAAGCTCTGGCTATGGACGGATTTTGCCAAGGGAGAGGTCAGCTGCCTTGGGATTGTCGATGAAGTCGCCGATGCAAACACAGGTCGCACAACGGCATTGATCGTCACCGACTTTCACCTTGTCAAGCAGGAGTGTACGTCAGATGAAACTGACATGGATATCGCGGATGTCGCCCGGCTCATCACGGAACTTGAAGCGAAGGGAATCAACTCGTGCAAGCTCCGTTGCTGGGCACACTCGCATGGCAGCATGTCAGTGTTCTGGTCGGGGCAGGATGAGACGTGCATTGCAGGACTTGCCAACGGGGAATGGATGCTATCGTTGGTCGTGAACAAGCGGAGGGATTCGATCATGCGACTGGACCAATACCACCCCGCGCACCTGTACCTTGCTGATGTTCACTGGGATGTCGTCTATCCACTTGTAGACGGTCTGGCCGAGACCTGTCTGTCCGAGTTCAAAGCCAAGGTCAAGGAGTCCCAGTATCGAAGTGTTCTGAAGAACTCACGAGAGAAGTCGGTCCTCGGTGACTTGAAGTCTGCCAACGAGAGAGGAACTCTCACGGATGAAGACCTGATGGAAGAGATGGACTGGCTTGGATTGCACAGGGATGATCTTGATGAACTTGAACCATTCTAGGAGACAACATGAACGACATGCGATTTCTACGACAACAAGATGTTGTCGATGCCGAGAAGTTAGCGAACTTGCAAGTTGCACTGATCGGTCTCGGCAGCATTGGGAGCGTCTCCGGTTTGTATCTCGCCAAGATGGGAGTGGTCAGTTTGACCACTTTCGATGCCGATGTTGTGGATATTCACAATGTCAGCAATCAGGCCTATGGGATGTCTGATGTTGGATTGTTGAAGGCTGATGCTTTCTCTATTCTCGTTGAGAATCAGACCGGAGTGCTGCCGAACACCATTGGTTTGCAATACGATGGACGGATGCTGTCTGGAATCGTAATCTCGGCTGTTGATTCAATGAAGTCACGCGAAGTGATTTGGAAGTCAGTTCGTGATCAATCGAGTGTGCGCCTTTATCTCGACGCGCGTATGGGTTTGGAGACGCTGGTTGTCTATGCCGTTCGGCCAACGGTTCGCGAGGACAGAATCGCCTACTCACAAACACTTTGTAACGATTCCGATGCTCTTCAAGAACCATGCACGGAACGGACGATCTGTTATACGCCTTTGCTGGCTGGGAGTGTACTCTGCTCGTTGGTGAAGCGGTTTGTGTGCGATGAGATGATACCTGCGAGGATCGTGCTTGATCTTGCGACGATGACACTACTGGCAGCACAGTAGCCTAAGATAGGGGGTAACCCTATCTTTTTAGCTTGGTGTGGACAAGATCATCCAATGATGCCTCCTCTAATCAAAAGTAGTCCTTTTTTGTCCAATTAGGTAATAGAGTCACATTCGCTGTCATAGGCGCTAGTAATACAAGATTTTAACCAGGCTGGGGGTGTAGAAGTTCTTGCGCGGTTGTCATGCAATGAAAACTGTCAGGGGGGGGGGCAAGAGCTCTTGACAAAGAGAAAACAGTTCCCGTAATTGTAGGCAAGTTCTCGGGATACTGGCTGGACAACTAAGCTCGGAGGCCGGACTCATGACGCGAATTCCATCTGCATTCAATCTTCTGAAGCGGGTGGGGTTCGCGATTTTGTTGTTGTTTGCGGTTCTGACAATTCTACTCTCCTCTTTCGCCTATAACTCAACGGCACTGGCAAGAAGCTGCCGTGAACGAAGCACTTGTGTGATTACTCAAGTAATGGGTGGAGGGACATACGAGAGCAATGGATATTGTTGGACCATGAAAGCAAGCGGTGTCTGTGAAAACGATTGTTCTTTTAAAGGTGGGGTTTGCCTTAGTCACGGTTGCTCCAATGACAATCAAAGTTGTGGAGCCACGTGGGATGAACCCGGAAACGGATGTACGCAACAAGACTCAAACTTCTTTTATCCTCATTACCATAGAGAGTACTGCCGAGGCGAATGGTATTCTTGTCGATGTGACAGAGCTGCTCGGTACTGTATTACACACTGCAATTGCCAGACCTCAGTTGTATGCACGCCCTACATAGTTCCCGATAATTGCCGACGTTACGAATGCATCAATTTCCGGTTTCTGCCCGTGATTCCATGTTCGGATTGCAAGAATTCTATATCCTTTTGCGGAACACCATTGATCTAGCCCCCGAAAACTGTACCACTTTGAAAGTTAGAGAAGAGTGGTATATTTAGGGTGAAGGAGGCGGTTATGGCTAGAGCTAAGTATCGTCCGGAGCAGATCATACCGATGCTTCGGGAAGCGGAGGTTGAGATTGGGAAGGGTATGACGGTTCGGGAAG
Protein-coding sequences here:
- a CDS encoding ThiF family adenylyltransferase, translated to MNDMRFLRQQDVVDAEKLANLQVALIGLGSIGSVSGLYLAKMGVVSLTTFDADVVDIHNVSNQAYGMSDVGLLKADAFSILVENQTGVLPNTIGLQYDGRMLSGIVISAVDSMKSREVIWKSVRDQSSVRLYLDARMGLETLVVYAVRPTVREDRIAYSQTLCNDSDALQEPCTERTICYTPLLAGSVLCSLVKRFVCDEMIPARIVLDLATMTLLAAQ